The following proteins come from a genomic window of Propionispora vibrioides:
- a CDS encoding EutN/CcmL family microcompartment protein, with protein MHLAKVIAKVVATQKAEKLVGGKLLVIKSVDEYRNLMDHEPPYVALDCVGAGVGDCVLVDWGGSVDNDPRMVSDMSIVGIIDTIEFE; from the coding sequence ATGCACTTGGCCAAAGTGATCGCTAAAGTAGTCGCCACGCAAAAAGCGGAAAAACTGGTAGGCGGCAAACTGCTCGTGATTAAATCGGTGGATGAATACCGAAATTTGATGGACCATGAGCCGCCGTATGTGGCGCTGGACTGCGTGGGAGCCGGCGTAGGAGACTGCGTGCTGGTGGACTGGGGCGGCAGCGTGGATAATGATCCCCGTATGGTCAGCGATATGTCCATTGTCGGTATTATTGACACCATTGAATTTGAATAA
- a CDS encoding 1-propanol dehydrogenase PduQ → MAANVFQVRPVLYYGVATAEVIEQCGAKKALVITDPFMKDSDLLTSILQRLSAKMDYRLFADIRPDPDVSLVARGTEALLAYSPDLVIAVGGGSTIDTAKSILYCVKQALPDREAIKFIAIPTTSGTGSEVTNFSIVTVDGKKLAIVDDQLVPDIAILDAAFTESVPPVVTADTGIDVLTHALEAYFSTQASNYTDALAEKAIELVFTYLPRTVKNGKDKEAREQMHDASCLAGMAFTNASLGINHSLAHALGGSFHIPHGRANALLLPGVIGYNAASPVVARRCFRLAGLLGLSPADQADGVRRLLAAVRILIGSIGIPGSLAQMNIEREAFFRELPAMCQAALDDKCTATNPVVPSSQELAILLTQVYTGLAPDEVA, encoded by the coding sequence GTGGCTGCCAATGTGTTTCAGGTCCGGCCGGTGCTGTATTATGGCGTTGCGACCGCCGAAGTGATCGAACAGTGCGGGGCGAAAAAAGCGCTGGTTATTACCGATCCGTTTATGAAAGACAGCGATTTGCTGACGTCCATTCTCCAGCGACTATCGGCAAAAATGGATTACCGCTTGTTCGCCGATATACGTCCCGACCCGGACGTGTCGCTGGTGGCCCGGGGGACAGAGGCCCTGCTGGCCTACTCGCCCGATCTGGTGATTGCCGTCGGTGGCGGATCGACCATTGACACGGCGAAAAGCATCCTGTATTGCGTGAAACAGGCGCTGCCGGATCGGGAAGCTATTAAGTTTATTGCTATTCCTACTACCAGCGGCACCGGCTCGGAGGTTACCAATTTTTCCATCGTAACGGTGGACGGAAAAAAGCTGGCGATTGTTGATGATCAATTGGTGCCGGATATTGCCATTCTGGATGCCGCCTTTACCGAATCGGTACCGCCGGTCGTGACGGCCGATACGGGAATTGACGTTTTAACCCATGCGCTGGAAGCGTACTTTTCGACCCAGGCATCCAACTATACCGATGCGCTGGCGGAAAAAGCCATTGAATTGGTGTTCACTTATTTGCCGCGGACGGTAAAAAACGGCAAGGACAAAGAGGCCAGGGAGCAGATGCACGATGCCTCCTGCCTGGCGGGGATGGCCTTTACCAACGCCTCCTTGGGCATTAACCATTCTCTGGCCCATGCTTTGGGCGGCAGCTTCCATATTCCCCACGGCCGGGCCAATGCCCTGCTGCTGCCGGGAGTGATCGGCTACAATGCCGCCAGCCCCGTGGTTGCCCGGCGATGCTTCCGGTTGGCCGGCTTGCTGGGACTTTCACCCGCCGACCAGGCGGACGGGGTGCGGCGCCTGCTGGCGGCTGTGCGCATTCTGATCGGCAGTATTGGTATACCCGGCAGTCTGGCGCAAATGAATATTGAACGGGAGGCTTTCTTCCGGGAACTGCCGGCCATGTGCCAGGCAGCGCTTGATGATAAATGTACGGCCACCAATCCTGTAGTACCTTCTTCGCAGGAACTGGCGATTCTTCTAACACAAGTTTATACCGGCCTGGCGCCGGACGAGGTTGCCTGA
- a CDS encoding glycyl radical protein, producing the protein MKQVLDISPVNQSPRIQKLIDALYARNPEVEAERACLITESYQQTEALPITLRRAKALEHILDHMTLVIREDELIVGNLTAAPRSTQIFPEFSFQWLTEEFDTLAKRTGDVFNISEETKRKLTQVFAYWGGKTVNELATEYMYPETKLAMSHNVFTVGNYYFNGVGHISVDYEKVLKVGFNGIIREAEQALAEADRACPDFIKKRNFLDAVIITSQAAIRFANRFADLAESMAYQAGGKRSQELQTIARNCRTVPANPAGSFYEALQSFWFVQAIIQIESNGHSISPMRFDQYMYPYYQMDMAVGRLTKDSAQELLDCLWVKFNDINKVRDSGSTKGFGGYPMFQNLIVGGQDQEGIDATNELSIACLEASAHTKLPQPSISIRVWNKSPNEFLIKAAEVSRLGLGMPAYYNDEIIIPALVNRGLTLEDARDYGIIGCVEPQKGGKTEGWHDAAFFNMAKVLELVMYNGRLDGVQVGPQTGEFTSFTSFEQIEKAYHEQMEYCVGLLANADNAVDLAHGARCPLPFVSSMVDDCIGRGQSIQEGGAWYNFTGPQGVGVANVGDSLLSIKELVFNRKLYTLAQIKEAVEQNFGGAHNGSGHAQVSPDIIEEVIRRMLADGKKITPEQLDKLQQIAKNGLPAAAPATTGGKYDKLLQDIDTVPKFGNDVAEADELARYAALTYCRAVEKYKNTRGGRFQPGLYPVSANVPMGGQTGATPDGRKNGEPLADGVSPVSGRDVNGPTAAANSVAALDHAIASNGTLFNQKFHPSALSGRAGLEKLAALVRGYFDQKGMHVQYNVVSRETLLDAQKNPDQYRNLVVRVAGYSAHFISLDKSLQDDIINRTEQMFN; encoded by the coding sequence GTGAAACAGGTACTTGATATTTCTCCCGTGAATCAAAGTCCGAGAATTCAGAAGCTGATCGACGCCTTATATGCGAGAAATCCCGAAGTAGAGGCGGAACGCGCCTGCCTGATTACCGAGTCGTACCAGCAGACGGAAGCGCTGCCGATCACTTTACGCCGGGCCAAAGCCCTGGAGCACATCCTGGATCATATGACTCTTGTCATCCGCGAGGATGAATTGATTGTGGGCAATCTCACGGCAGCGCCCCGGTCGACGCAAATCTTCCCGGAATTCTCCTTCCAGTGGCTTACCGAAGAATTTGATACGCTGGCCAAACGGACTGGCGACGTGTTCAATATCAGTGAAGAAACCAAACGAAAGCTGACGCAGGTCTTTGCTTACTGGGGCGGCAAAACGGTTAACGAACTGGCTACCGAATATATGTATCCGGAAACCAAACTGGCGATGAGCCATAACGTATTCACCGTTGGCAACTATTATTTTAACGGTGTGGGCCATATCAGCGTCGATTATGAAAAAGTGCTGAAAGTCGGCTTTAACGGAATCATTCGCGAAGCGGAACAGGCGTTGGCTGAGGCTGACCGCGCCTGCCCGGACTTTATCAAAAAACGCAACTTCCTCGATGCCGTGATTATTACCTCGCAAGCGGCTATCCGGTTTGCCAACCGCTTTGCCGATCTGGCCGAGTCGATGGCTTACCAAGCCGGCGGTAAACGGAGCCAGGAACTGCAGACGATAGCCCGCAACTGCCGCACTGTTCCGGCCAATCCTGCCGGCAGCTTTTATGAAGCGCTTCAGTCCTTCTGGTTTGTGCAGGCCATCATTCAGATTGAATCCAACGGACATTCCATTTCCCCCATGCGATTTGATCAATACATGTATCCCTATTACCAAATGGACATGGCTGTGGGCCGCCTGACGAAAGACAGCGCCCAGGAACTTTTAGACTGCCTGTGGGTCAAATTCAACGATATCAATAAAGTGCGCGATTCCGGTTCCACCAAAGGCTTCGGCGGCTATCCGATGTTTCAGAATCTCATTGTTGGCGGCCAGGACCAGGAAGGGATTGATGCGACCAACGAACTGAGCATTGCCTGCCTGGAAGCCAGCGCTCACACCAAACTGCCGCAGCCATCCATTTCCATCCGGGTCTGGAATAAATCGCCCAATGAATTCCTCATCAAAGCGGCGGAAGTTTCCCGCCTTGGCTTAGGCATGCCGGCCTATTACAATGACGAAATCATCATCCCCGCCCTGGTCAACCGGGGACTTACCCTGGAGGATGCCCGGGATTACGGCATTATCGGCTGCGTAGAACCGCAAAAGGGCGGCAAAACCGAAGGCTGGCATGACGCCGCATTCTTCAATATGGCAAAAGTCCTGGAACTGGTTATGTATAACGGCAGGCTGGACGGTGTTCAGGTCGGACCGCAAACGGGTGAATTCACCTCTTTCACGTCTTTTGAACAAATTGAAAAGGCCTATCACGAGCAAATGGAATATTGTGTCGGCCTGCTGGCCAATGCGGATAATGCCGTTGATTTAGCCCATGGCGCCCGCTGCCCGCTGCCGTTTGTTTCCTCCATGGTCGATGATTGTATCGGCCGGGGCCAGTCCATTCAGGAAGGCGGCGCCTGGTACAACTTTACCGGTCCGCAGGGCGTTGGCGTAGCCAATGTGGGCGATTCGCTGCTGAGCATCAAAGAACTGGTCTTCAACCGTAAGCTTTATACCCTGGCTCAGATCAAGGAAGCGGTGGAGCAAAACTTTGGCGGTGCCCATAACGGCAGCGGCCATGCCCAGGTTAGCCCCGATATCATCGAGGAAGTCATTCGCCGGATGCTGGCTGACGGCAAAAAGATTACGCCGGAACAACTCGACAAACTGCAGCAAATCGCGAAGAATGGTCTGCCGGCAGCCGCTCCGGCGACGACAGGCGGTAAGTACGACAAGCTGTTGCAGGATATTGATACGGTACCTAAGTTTGGCAATGATGTGGCCGAAGCCGATGAACTGGCCCGTTATGCCGCCCTGACCTATTGCCGAGCCGTTGAAAAATACAAAAATACCCGCGGCGGTAGATTCCAACCCGGCTTGTATCCCGTATCCGCCAATGTGCCGATGGGCGGCCAAACCGGGGCAACGCCTGACGGCCGCAAGAACGGCGAGCCTTTGGCCGACGGCGTGTCGCCTGTTTCCGGCCGCGATGTGAACGGACCGACGGCTGCTGCCAATTCGGTTGCCGCTCTGGATCATGCCATTGCTTCCAACGGTACGCTGTTTAATCAGAAATTCCATCCTTCCGCTTTAAGCGGCCGGGCCGGTCTGGAAAAACTGGCTGCTCTCGTACGGGGCTATTTTGATCAGAAGGGCATGCATGTACAGTACAATGTAGTCAGCCGGGAAACCTTGCTGGACGCGCAAAAGAATCCCGACCAATACCGCAATCTGGTAGTCCGGGTAGCCGGCTACAGCGCCCACTTCATTTCCCTGGACAAGAGCCTGCAAGACGACATCATCAACCGCACGGAACAAATGTTTAACTAA
- a CDS encoding glycyl-radical enzyme activating protein, protein MQELYNITGTVAEIQRFSVHDGPGIRTLVFLKGCPLRCKWCCNPENIRPEPQVVTRRGVQVTIGRRMSVGELMAEIRKDVIYYRRSGGGVTLSGGEVLFQPEFALAILQACKAENIHTAIETSAFAGYPTIQELLPWLDLAMCDLKHVDPAKHQRYTGRPNDMILDNLRKIALAGTPLIIRVPVVPTFNDAPGEIASIAAYAASLPGVRELHLLPYHRLGESKYKELEQDYEFSGIEPLTSQAMLKLLDVARLSGLSCQVGG, encoded by the coding sequence ATGCAGGAATTATACAATATAACGGGAACTGTAGCGGAAATTCAGCGCTTTTCCGTGCATGACGGACCGGGCATCCGGACGCTGGTCTTTTTAAAAGGCTGTCCCTTGCGCTGCAAGTGGTGCTGCAATCCGGAAAATATCCGGCCCGAGCCGCAGGTTGTTACCCGGCGCGGCGTGCAAGTGACCATTGGCCGGCGCATGTCGGTGGGGGAATTGATGGCTGAAATACGCAAAGACGTCATTTACTACCGGCGATCGGGCGGCGGGGTGACACTGTCCGGTGGCGAGGTTTTATTTCAGCCCGAATTTGCTCTGGCCATTCTCCAGGCTTGCAAGGCAGAGAATATTCACACGGCGATTGAGACGAGCGCCTTTGCCGGCTATCCTACCATTCAGGAACTGCTGCCCTGGCTGGATTTGGCCATGTGCGATCTTAAGCACGTTGATCCGGCCAAGCACCAGCGCTATACCGGACGGCCCAACGACATGATCCTGGATAATTTGCGAAAAATTGCGCTTGCCGGTACACCGCTGATTATCCGGGTGCCGGTCGTACCCACCTTTAATGATGCTCCCGGCGAGATCGCCAGCATTGCCGCCTATGCGGCGTCACTGCCCGGTGTCAGGGAGTTGCACCTGTTGCCCTATCACCGGCTGGGCGAAAGCAAATATAAGGAATTGGAGCAAGACTATGAGTTCAGCGGCATCGAACCGCTGACCAGCCAGGCTATGCTCAAGCTGCTGGACGTGGCCAGGCTTTCGGGGCTGTCCTGTCAGGTTGGCGGTTGA
- a CDS encoding BMC domain-containing protein: MLNCELIHNPSPGSLQILKRKIHDRELAAYLETHRVEAVGLIQGQLAKILVAADIAEKVANVMVTEIAGSCPQHITMIAVFGSTSAVKVAIEAVQKRG, translated from the coding sequence GTGCTGAACTGTGAACTGATTCATAATCCTTCGCCGGGCAGCCTTCAAATTTTAAAACGGAAAATCCATGACCGGGAACTTGCCGCCTATCTGGAGACACACCGGGTGGAAGCGGTAGGCTTAATTCAGGGACAATTGGCCAAAATTCTGGTTGCCGCCGACATCGCTGAAAAAGTGGCCAACGTGATGGTTACCGAAATCGCCGGCTCCTGTCCGCAGCATATTACCATGATCGCCGTTTTCGGCAGTACGTCGGCCGTAAAAGTGGCCATCGAGGCGGTGCAAAAACGGGGCTGA